The proteins below are encoded in one region of Scyliorhinus torazame isolate Kashiwa2021f chromosome 8, sScyTor2.1, whole genome shotgun sequence:
- the LOC140427861 gene encoding capZ-interacting protein-like isoform X2: MEEKPMSVAALASKFKQDQSNHLEKSEKHLRGPVRRKPPCSLHLDAPKNNTETGHNADEKPSVNDSTHRPKLKLKTSSPLIEKLQANLLLSPNALLLPGAAPKSPLKSCFSPFASPASTPDSPGARSQSSESDGVALDQPTEGEPLHSLHKSRARVSLKRRPPSRRFRHSAAEESSNPGSPETETPAKNVEPKENGAPDDESEDVFTEHGVQTNGENPRSPTSPKSPTSPKSPTSPKGDTPTSSKASSPEEPSHKELSSPQSPESEICPDPNQCEQIEDNDMATNKTDESPSKDSEASVSNDQHTAARETTGSETSDQEPKTEEVKVMETEQEISGTEEKSPGGTED; the protein is encoded by the exons ATGGAAGAAAAGCCTATGTCTGTTGCTGCATTAGCTTCCAAATTTAAACAAGACCAAAGCAACCACTTGGAAAAGAGTGAG AAACACCTCAGGGGACCAGTTCGCAGAAAGCCTCCTTGCTCTCTCCATTTGGATGCTCCGAAGAATAATACTGAAACAGGCCATAATGCAGATGAG AAGCCATCAGTTAACGACTCAACCCATCGTCCAAAGTTGAAATTGAAAACTTCCTCGCCTCTCATTGAAAAACTCCAG GCCAACTTGCTTCTCTCCCCAAATGCTCTGTTGTTGCCTGGGGCTGCTCCAAAGAGTCCATTAAAATCTTGCTTCTCACCTTTTGCTAGTCCTGCTTCTACACCTGATAGTCCTGGAGCACGCTCCCAATCCAGTGAATCAGATGGAGTTGCACTTGACCAACCCACGGAGGGTGAACCTTTACACAGTCTCCACAAG AGTCGAGCACGTGTGTCGCTGAAACGACGACCACCGAGCAGGCGGTTCAGACATTCAGCCGCTGAGGAATCGAGTAACCCCGGCTCCCCAGAAACCGAGACGCCTGCCAAGAACGTAGAACCAAAAGAAAATGGAGCACCTGATGACGAGAGTGAGGATGTTTTTACTGAGCATGGAGTTCAAACCAACGGTGAAaaccccaggagccccacctcacCCAAAAGCCCCACCTCACCCAAAAGCCCCACCTCACCCAAAGGAGACACTCCCACCTCATCCAAAGCGTCTTCACCTGAAGAGCCATCCCATAAAGAGCTCTCATCTCCGCAGAGCCCAGAATctgaaatctgtcctgatccaaacCAATGTGAACAAATTGAAGACAATGATATGGCTACAAACAAAACTGATGAGTCTCCAAGCAAAGATAGTGAGGCCTCTGTCAGTAATGATCAGCACACAGCAGCACGTGAGACTACAGGTTCGGAGACCTCCGATCAGGAACCCAAAACCGAAGAAGTAAAAGTAATGGAAACCGAGCAGGAGATCTCCGGTACAGAG
- the LOC140427861 gene encoding capZ-interacting protein-like isoform X1: MEDRSGDTIQTMEEKPMSVAALASKFKQDQSNHLEKSEKHLRGPVRRKPPCSLHLDAPKNNTETGHNADEKPSVNDSTHRPKLKLKTSSPLIEKLQANLLLSPNALLLPGAAPKSPLKSCFSPFASPASTPDSPGARSQSSESDGVALDQPTEGEPLHSLHKSRARVSLKRRPPSRRFRHSAAEESSNPGSPETETPAKNVEPKENGAPDDESEDVFTEHGVQTNGENPRSPTSPKSPTSPKSPTSPKGDTPTSSKASSPEEPSHKELSSPQSPESEICPDPNQCEQIEDNDMATNKTDESPSKDSEASVSNDQHTAARETTGSETSDQEPKTEEVKVMETEQEISGTEEKSPGGTED, encoded by the exons GACCGTTCAGGAGACACCATTCAAACTATGGAAGAAAAGCCTATGTCTGTTGCTGCATTAGCTTCCAAATTTAAACAAGACCAAAGCAACCACTTGGAAAAGAGTGAG AAACACCTCAGGGGACCAGTTCGCAGAAAGCCTCCTTGCTCTCTCCATTTGGATGCTCCGAAGAATAATACTGAAACAGGCCATAATGCAGATGAG AAGCCATCAGTTAACGACTCAACCCATCGTCCAAAGTTGAAATTGAAAACTTCCTCGCCTCTCATTGAAAAACTCCAG GCCAACTTGCTTCTCTCCCCAAATGCTCTGTTGTTGCCTGGGGCTGCTCCAAAGAGTCCATTAAAATCTTGCTTCTCACCTTTTGCTAGTCCTGCTTCTACACCTGATAGTCCTGGAGCACGCTCCCAATCCAGTGAATCAGATGGAGTTGCACTTGACCAACCCACGGAGGGTGAACCTTTACACAGTCTCCACAAG AGTCGAGCACGTGTGTCGCTGAAACGACGACCACCGAGCAGGCGGTTCAGACATTCAGCCGCTGAGGAATCGAGTAACCCCGGCTCCCCAGAAACCGAGACGCCTGCCAAGAACGTAGAACCAAAAGAAAATGGAGCACCTGATGACGAGAGTGAGGATGTTTTTACTGAGCATGGAGTTCAAACCAACGGTGAAaaccccaggagccccacctcacCCAAAAGCCCCACCTCACCCAAAAGCCCCACCTCACCCAAAGGAGACACTCCCACCTCATCCAAAGCGTCTTCACCTGAAGAGCCATCCCATAAAGAGCTCTCATCTCCGCAGAGCCCAGAATctgaaatctgtcctgatccaaacCAATGTGAACAAATTGAAGACAATGATATGGCTACAAACAAAACTGATGAGTCTCCAAGCAAAGATAGTGAGGCCTCTGTCAGTAATGATCAGCACACAGCAGCACGTGAGACTACAGGTTCGGAGACCTCCGATCAGGAACCCAAAACCGAAGAAGTAAAAGTAATGGAAACCGAGCAGGAGATCTCCGGTACAGAG